In one Pseudarthrobacter oxydans genomic region, the following are encoded:
- the gnd gene encoding phosphogluconate dehydrogenase (NAD(+)-dependent, decarboxylating), which produces MHIGLIGLGKMGFNMRERLRKGGVEVTGFDRNPDITDVATLDELLAAVPVPRLIWVMVPAGEITDAVIKELGDKLAEGDLVIDGGNSRFTEDQKHGELLAARGIRFADCGVSGGVWGLQNGYGLMAGGDAADIERALPVFDALRPEGEREDSFVHVGGIGAGHYAKMVHNGIEYGLMQAYAEGYQLLASKDIINDLPGTFRAWQKGTVVRSWLLDLLVKALDEDPGLQNIDDYVEDSGEGRWTVEEAIANAIPAPAITAALFARFESREDSSPAMKMVSALRHQFGGHSTRPAK; this is translated from the coding sequence ATGCACATTGGACTGATCGGCCTTGGCAAAATGGGATTCAACATGCGCGAACGCCTGCGCAAGGGCGGCGTGGAGGTCACCGGTTTCGACCGGAACCCGGACATCACCGACGTCGCCACCCTTGATGAACTCCTTGCCGCAGTCCCGGTGCCGCGGTTGATCTGGGTCATGGTTCCCGCCGGTGAGATCACGGACGCCGTCATCAAGGAACTGGGCGACAAACTCGCCGAGGGCGACCTGGTGATCGACGGCGGAAACTCGCGGTTCACGGAGGACCAGAAACACGGTGAGCTCCTCGCCGCCAGGGGCATCCGCTTTGCGGACTGTGGCGTCTCCGGCGGAGTCTGGGGCCTGCAGAACGGTTACGGCCTGATGGCGGGCGGAGATGCTGCGGATATCGAACGCGCCCTTCCGGTGTTTGATGCCCTGCGCCCGGAGGGCGAACGTGAGGACAGCTTCGTGCACGTGGGCGGGATCGGCGCAGGGCATTACGCCAAGATGGTCCACAACGGGATCGAATACGGCCTGATGCAGGCATACGCCGAGGGATACCAGCTGCTGGCTTCCAAAGACATCATCAACGACCTTCCCGGAACCTTCCGCGCCTGGCAAAAAGGCACGGTGGTCCGGTCCTGGCTGCTGGACCTGTTGGTCAAGGCGCTGGATGAAGACCCGGGATTGCAGAACATCGACGACTACGTCGAGGATTCAGGCGAGGGCAGGTGGACGGTGGAAGAGGCCATTGCCAACGCAATTCCCGCCCCGGCCATCACTGCGGCACTGTTCGCCCGCTTCGAATCGCGCGAGGACAGCTCACCGGCCATGAAGATGGTATCCGCACTGCGCCACCAGTTCGGCGGCCACTCCACCCGCCCCGCCAAATAG